The Aedes aegypti strain LVP_AGWG chromosome 3, AaegL5.0 Primary Assembly, whole genome shotgun sequence genome contains a region encoding:
- the LOC5570552 gene encoding protein peste, producing MHFKEVCNRRCILTSGGIFLLTFGVFFTFCFHAVFRDILYEELKLRPTSRGYDAWVSPPFPLSMDVYFFNWTNPEDLKNHSTKPILEELGPYRFTERPEKVDIEWHDHNSTVSYRKKSVYFFDEEGSNGTLDDVISSINVVALSAANRARTWDYVRRKGVSMGLSLYDQDVFVAKTAGELLFDGYEDNMVLMGKQLFDASEVPFDRVGWFYTRNNSADLIGHYNVHTGVDDIMKIGSMAEWNYKPRTNFFADQCGMLNGSAGEFYPPNLSKDVPIQLFTPDMCRSLPLDFEGEEEVAGIKGYKYAGGPRTVDNGTMFPETACFNAGEIVPSGVLNISACRFGTPVFMSFPHFYGADEFYLNQVEGLNPDKSKHQFYMTMEPTTGIPLDVAARFQLNILIQSHPSIALYEDVPRVFLPVLWFEQHVTMRPEFTGEIAQALSIPTTARICGIVMLVLGAIMVAWIPIERLMFRSRRRDIVTDAGTEKVLLQQNLAKTAILVPEKEKEAVADKLSTIVEAHPLIESKTVRLGAENGTTKT from the exons ATGCATTTCAAAGAGGTCTGCAACCGTCGATGCATTCTGACGTCGGGCGGAATCTTTCTGCTGACATTCGGAGTGTTCTTCACCTTCTGCTTCCACGCCGTCTTCCGGGACATTCTCTACGAG GAACTGAAACTCCGCCCCACGTCGCGAGGGTATGACGCATGGGTCTCGCCTCCGTTCCCACTTTCGATGGACGTGTACTTCTTCAACTGGACAAATCCGGAGGACCTGAAGAATCACAGCACCAAACCGATCCTGGAGGAACTGGGTCCGTATCGGTTTACCGAGCGACCGGAAAAGGTGGACATTGAATGGCACGATCACAACTCGACGGTCAGCTATCGGAAGAAGAGCGTGTACTTCTTCGATGAGGAAGGAAGCAACGGTACGCTTGATGATGTGATAAGCAGTATCAACGTGGTAGCACTG TCAGCGGCCAACCGAGCCCGCACCTGGGACTACGTTCGCCGGAAGGGAGTTTCTATGGGTCTGTCGCTGTACGATCAGGACGTGTTCGTGGCCAAAACCGCCGGTGAACTTCTCTTCGATGGCTACGAGGACAATATGGTCCTGATGGGCAAACAGCTGTTCGACGCCAGTGAGGTGCCGTTCGATCGCGTCGGTTGGTTCTATACG CGCAACAACTCGGCAGATCTGATCGGTCATTACAATGTCCACACGGGTGTGGACGACATCATGAAAATCGGATCGATGGCCGAATGGAACTACAAACCTCGGACAAACTTCTTCGCCGATCAATGCGGAATGTTGAACGGTTCAGCTGGAGAGTTTTATCCACCGAATCTGTCCAAGGACGTACCGATCCAGCTGTTCACGCCGGATATGTGTCGCAGCTTGCCGCTCGATTTTGAAGGAGAGGAAGAAGTTGCAGGAATCAAGGGATATAAATACGCTGGAGGTCCACGGACGGTTGATAACGGTACGATGTTCCCGGAAACGGCCTGTTTCAATGCTGGAGAGATCGTTCCGTCTGGGGTGTTAAACATTTCGGCTTGTCGGTTCGGTACGCCAGTGTTCATGTCGTTTCCACACTTCTACGGTGCGGACGAGTTTTATCTGAATCAGGTAGAAGGTCTTAACCCGGATAAGAGCAAGCACCAGTTCTACATGACGATGGAACCG ACTACGGGAATTCCACTAGACGTCGCCGCTCGTTTCCAGTTGAACATTCTCATCCAGTCTCACCCAAGCATTGC CCTCTACGAAGACGTCCCCCGTGTCTTCCTGCCGGTGCTCTGGTTCGAACAGCACGTCACCATGAGACCGGAGTTCACTGGTGAAATTGCCCAGGCCCTCAGCATTCCAACGACGGCCCGCATTTGCGGAATCGTGATGCTCGTTCTCGGGGCCATCATGGTCGCATGGATCCCGATTGAACGGCTGATGTTCCGAAGTCGACGACGGGACATCGTTACCGATGCCGGCACCGAAAAGGTTCTGCTGCAGCAGAATCTAGCCAAAACGGCCATCCTAGTGCCGGAGAAGGAAAAGGAAGCGGTGGCCGATAAGTTGTCCACCATCGTCGAGGCGCACCCGTTGATCGAAAGCAAAACCGTTCGACTGGGAGCAGAGAACGGAACTACCAAGACGTGA